The following coding sequences lie in one Monomorium pharaonis isolate MP-MQ-018 chromosome 1, ASM1337386v2, whole genome shotgun sequence genomic window:
- the LOC114253760 gene encoding WD repeat-containing protein 26 isoform X2 yields MDNYRMHDSVMQQQQASNGGVSSGLQQNGAKVDSGGPHANGNLLPESDSDINGVNGDINQSLGPPKIMDKTNQDIVRLIGQHLKTVGLDRTADLLMQESGCRLDHPAAAKFRQHVMDGDWNKADHDLNELKSFLNSANQSLVEMKFLLLEQKYLEYLEEGMVFDALHVLRNELTPLGHNTGRVHQLSLFMMCSGRDELQTRAGWDGKGPASRAALMDRLQKFLPPSIMLPPRRLHSLLCQAVEMQNQLCTYHITHSQTSLENVSLLVDHNCGKEQFPCHTIQVLHDHCDEVWYCKFSPDGLKLATGSKDMTVIVWDVDPETLKVTHRKTLEGHTYGVALIAWSPDSNHLIACGPEDCPELWLWSVDTPDCELRVKLTQSTDDSLTACAWHRDSNKFVAGGLRGQFYQCDMDGNVSDSWEGVRVKCLWCRSDGRTVLAADTHHRIRSYTFDDLGDATILQEDHPVMSFSVNKADRLALLNVANQGVHLWDLEDKCLVRRFQGVTQGHFTIHSCFGGVNQDFIASGSEDNKVYVWHIKRELPIATLTGHSRIVNCVSWNPVYHQMMASVSDDFTVRIWGPRSFSSDGENDTTVSLETNSSNSSNWHDTVS; encoded by the exons ATGGATAATTATCg TATGCACGACAGCGTAATGCAGCAGCAGCAGGCCTCAAACGGTGGTGTGTCTTCTGGACTGCAGCAAAATGGAGCTAAAGTGGATTCCGGTGGGCCCCATGCCAATGGCAATCTGTTACCGGAATCAGATAGTGACATTAATGGTGTGAACGGGGATATAAATCAAAGTTTGGGACCACCAAAAATAATGGACAAAACTAATCAAGATATTGTGCGACTTATCGGACAGCATTTGAAGACAGTTGGTTTAGA tCGGACAGCAGATTTGCTTATGCAAGAATCGGGTTGTCGTCTTGATCATCCTGCCGCAGCGAAATTCAGGCAGCACGTTATGGATGGCGATTGGAACAAAGCAGACCATGACCTTAATGAACTCAagtcttttttaaatagtgCAAACCAGAGTTTAGtg GAGATGAAATTCTTACTGttagaacaaaaatatttagaatatttagaaGAAGGCATGGTGTTTGACGCGTTACACGTACTGCGCAATGAGCTTACACCTCTGGGCCATAATACCGGTCGTGTTCatcaattatctttatttatgaTGTGTAGCGGACGAGACGAATTACAG ACACGTGCAGGCTGGGATGGAAAAGGGCCAGCCTCTAGAGCTGCTCTTATGGATAGACTGCAAAAATTCTTGCCACCTTCCATTATGTTACCGCCGCGCAGACTTCATTCTTTACTCTGTCAGGCTGTGGAAATGCAAAATCAACTGTGCACGTATCATATAACGCACTCGCAG ACAAGTCTAGAGAATGTGTCTCTGCTTGTGGATCATAACTGTGGCAAGGAGCAATTTCCGTGCCATACTATACAAGTACTTCACGATCATTGCGATGAAGTCTGGTATTGCAAGTTTTCACCCGATGGTCTCAAGCTTGCCACAGGTTCTAAGGATATGACTGTAATAGTATGGGATGTGGATCCA GAAACACTGAAAGTGACGCATAGGAAAACCCTCGAAGGTCATACATATGGCGTAGCATTGATCGCTTGGAGCCCCGACAGTAATCATCTAATTGCCTGTGGTCCCGAGGATTGTCCAGAATTGTGGCTTTGGAGTGTTGATACGCCTGACTGCGAGTTACGTGTGAAGCTGACGCAAAGCACGGACGATTCGCTGACGGCGTGTGCTTGGCATCGTGATTCGAATAAATTTGTAGCTGGAGGCCTTCGCGGTCAATTTTATCAATGC gatATGGACGGCAATGTTTCCGATTCTTGGGAAGGAGTTAGAGTAAAATGTCTATGGTGTCGCAGTGACGGGCGAACTGTTCTAGCAGCTGATACACATCACAGAATTCGTAGTTACACTTTTGATGACTTGGGTGATGCCACtat ATTACAAGAGGATCATCCCGTTATGTCATTTAGCGTAAATAAGGCAGATCGACTTGCACTACTTAACGTGGCGAATCAAGGAGTACATCTTTGGGACTTAGAAGATAAATGCCTTGTAAGGCGTTTTCAAGGCGTCACTCAAGGTCACTTTACTATTCATAGTTGTTTCGGAGGAGTCAATCAAGATTTTATTGCCTCTGGTAGTGAAG aCAATAAAGTGTATGTATGGCATATCAAAAGAGAACTGCCTATAGCGACTCTTACGGGACACAGTAGAATAGTCAATTGTGTTTCATGGAATCCTGTGTATCATCAAATGATGGCTTCAGTATCAGATGATTTTACAGTAAGGATATGGGGTCCAAGATCATTTTCTTCGGATGGAGAAAATGATACAACag TGTCACTTGAGACCAACTCTTCAAATAGTAGCAACTGGCACGATACGGTATCGTAG
- the LOC114253760 gene encoding WD repeat-containing protein 26 isoform X1, whose protein sequence is MDNYRMHDSVMQQQQASNGGVSSGLQQNGAKVDSGGPHANGNLLPESDSDINGVNGDINQSLGPPKIMDKTNQDIVRLIGQHLKTVGLDRTADLLMQESGCRLDHPAAAKFRQHVMDGDWNKADHDLNELKSFLNSANQSLVEMKFLLLEQKYLEYLEEGMVFDALHVLRNELTPLGHNTGRVHQLSLFMMCSGRDELQTRAGWDGKGPASRAALMDRLQKFLPPSIMLPPRRLHSLLCQAVEMQNQLCTYHITHSQQTSLENVSLLVDHNCGKEQFPCHTIQVLHDHCDEVWYCKFSPDGLKLATGSKDMTVIVWDVDPETLKVTHRKTLEGHTYGVALIAWSPDSNHLIACGPEDCPELWLWSVDTPDCELRVKLTQSTDDSLTACAWHRDSNKFVAGGLRGQFYQCDMDGNVSDSWEGVRVKCLWCRSDGRTVLAADTHHRIRSYTFDDLGDATILQEDHPVMSFSVNKADRLALLNVANQGVHLWDLEDKCLVRRFQGVTQGHFTIHSCFGGVNQDFIASGSEDNKVYVWHIKRELPIATLTGHSRIVNCVSWNPVYHQMMASVSDDFTVRIWGPRSFSSDGENDTTVSLETNSSNSSNWHDTVS, encoded by the exons ATGGATAATTATCg TATGCACGACAGCGTAATGCAGCAGCAGCAGGCCTCAAACGGTGGTGTGTCTTCTGGACTGCAGCAAAATGGAGCTAAAGTGGATTCCGGTGGGCCCCATGCCAATGGCAATCTGTTACCGGAATCAGATAGTGACATTAATGGTGTGAACGGGGATATAAATCAAAGTTTGGGACCACCAAAAATAATGGACAAAACTAATCAAGATATTGTGCGACTTATCGGACAGCATTTGAAGACAGTTGGTTTAGA tCGGACAGCAGATTTGCTTATGCAAGAATCGGGTTGTCGTCTTGATCATCCTGCCGCAGCGAAATTCAGGCAGCACGTTATGGATGGCGATTGGAACAAAGCAGACCATGACCTTAATGAACTCAagtcttttttaaatagtgCAAACCAGAGTTTAGtg GAGATGAAATTCTTACTGttagaacaaaaatatttagaatatttagaaGAAGGCATGGTGTTTGACGCGTTACACGTACTGCGCAATGAGCTTACACCTCTGGGCCATAATACCGGTCGTGTTCatcaattatctttatttatgaTGTGTAGCGGACGAGACGAATTACAG ACACGTGCAGGCTGGGATGGAAAAGGGCCAGCCTCTAGAGCTGCTCTTATGGATAGACTGCAAAAATTCTTGCCACCTTCCATTATGTTACCGCCGCGCAGACTTCATTCTTTACTCTGTCAGGCTGTGGAAATGCAAAATCAACTGTGCACGTATCATATAACGCACTCGCAG caGACAAGTCTAGAGAATGTGTCTCTGCTTGTGGATCATAACTGTGGCAAGGAGCAATTTCCGTGCCATACTATACAAGTACTTCACGATCATTGCGATGAAGTCTGGTATTGCAAGTTTTCACCCGATGGTCTCAAGCTTGCCACAGGTTCTAAGGATATGACTGTAATAGTATGGGATGTGGATCCA GAAACACTGAAAGTGACGCATAGGAAAACCCTCGAAGGTCATACATATGGCGTAGCATTGATCGCTTGGAGCCCCGACAGTAATCATCTAATTGCCTGTGGTCCCGAGGATTGTCCAGAATTGTGGCTTTGGAGTGTTGATACGCCTGACTGCGAGTTACGTGTGAAGCTGACGCAAAGCACGGACGATTCGCTGACGGCGTGTGCTTGGCATCGTGATTCGAATAAATTTGTAGCTGGAGGCCTTCGCGGTCAATTTTATCAATGC gatATGGACGGCAATGTTTCCGATTCTTGGGAAGGAGTTAGAGTAAAATGTCTATGGTGTCGCAGTGACGGGCGAACTGTTCTAGCAGCTGATACACATCACAGAATTCGTAGTTACACTTTTGATGACTTGGGTGATGCCACtat ATTACAAGAGGATCATCCCGTTATGTCATTTAGCGTAAATAAGGCAGATCGACTTGCACTACTTAACGTGGCGAATCAAGGAGTACATCTTTGGGACTTAGAAGATAAATGCCTTGTAAGGCGTTTTCAAGGCGTCACTCAAGGTCACTTTACTATTCATAGTTGTTTCGGAGGAGTCAATCAAGATTTTATTGCCTCTGGTAGTGAAG aCAATAAAGTGTATGTATGGCATATCAAAAGAGAACTGCCTATAGCGACTCTTACGGGACACAGTAGAATAGTCAATTGTGTTTCATGGAATCCTGTGTATCATCAAATGATGGCTTCAGTATCAGATGATTTTACAGTAAGGATATGGGGTCCAAGATCATTTTCTTCGGATGGAGAAAATGATACAACag TGTCACTTGAGACCAACTCTTCAAATAGTAGCAACTGGCACGATACGGTATCGTAG